DNA sequence from the Bacillus pumilus genome:
TGATTAGTCCGCTGTTGACCTTGCTTGTTTGTTTAACACTGCCGCTCAGCCTGTTTGCGATTCGCGGCATTACGTCATTTTCTCAAAAGCATTTTAAAGCGCAGCAAAAAGAGCTGGGGATGATCAATGGACATATTAATGAAATGTTCACAGGGCATCAAACGGTTCGTGCGTATGGCTACGAAAAGAAAGCGATCGATACATTTGATCAATTAAACGAACAGCTGTATGAATCATCGAGGAAAGCGCAGTTCATATCCGGTTTAATGATGCCATTGATGACGTTTATCGGGAACCTTGGCTATGTAGCAGTCAGTGTAGCCGGCGGTATTCTTGTGATTAACGGGAATATTCGTGTCGGAGATGTGCAGGCGTTTATCCAATACACGCAGCAAATGTCTCAACCGCTCGTGCAAGCATCAAGCGTCGCCAACTTGGTTCAATCAGCGATTGCTTCTGCTGAAAGGGTGTTTGAAATCCTGGATGAGAAAGAAGAAAGTCCCGAGGAAGATGCAGCAATTGATCTTGAATCACTTTCAGGTGATGTGAGCTTTGAACAAGTTCAATTCGGATATGAAAAAGACCATCCAATTATTAAAGATTTGACTTTAGATGTCAAAGAAGGTCAAACGGTTGCGATTGTCGGGCCAACAGGCGCTGGAAAAACAACCATCATCAATCTTTTAATGCGTTTCTATGAATTAGATCAAGGCTCGATCCGTATCGGCGGCGTCAAAACAACTGATCTCAGCCGTCAGCAAGTACGCGACTTATTTGCAATGGTTCTTCAGGATACGTGGCTTTTTGAAGGGACGATTCATGATAATATTGCCTATGGCAGGCAGAACGTCTCAAAAGAGGATGTCATCAAAGCCGCCAAACATGCTTATGCTGATGACTTCATCCGCACGCTTCCAGACGGATATGACACACTCTTAACAGAAGATGCCGGCAATCTATCCCAAGGTCAGCGCCAGCTGTTAACCATCGCCCGTGCGATTTTATCTGATCCAAAAATCTTAATATTAGATGAAGCGACGAGCAGTGTGGATACACGGACAGAGATGCACATTCAAAAAGCGATGAATGAATTGATGAAAGGCAGAACGAGCTTCGTCATTGCACACAGACTGTCGACGATTAAAGATGCCGACGTTATTCTAGTCATGAAAGATGGCACCATCATTGAAAAAGGAACGCACAGCGAACTCTTAAAACAAAATGGCTTCTATGCAGACTTATATATGAGCCAATTTACGGAGAATCAAGTGGGTTAAATATAAAAAAGGATAGACACGCATCCATGCGGTCTATCCTTTTTTGTTAATCAGCTCGTTTTTTCACTTTTACACTGAGTTTCGTTATATACTCTGCTTCATCTTTAGACATGAGTGAATGAAGCAAATACTCCTCAAATACATCTCCATCTAGCATCATGTCCTCTTTTTCAATTTCATCTAACAAGCGCGAATAAGCAGAATCAATCTCCTCGTATGATCCTTGATCATACATCACCGCATAAAGGCCGGCAGGTTTTTTAACTGCTTCCGGCGCTTCCATTCGGCAAAACAGCTGATCTGACTGATGATAGTGACGCTGAAGGAACTGCTCCTTTTTTAAGACAGCCCCATTTGCCGCAGCCCCTTTTATGCCAATTTCCTTTAGAAAATGTCCAACAATACGAGATATTTCTTCTACGGATGTATTCATGTCAATCGGGTTCGGTGCACTTAATACAACTGGTTCTTCTGGCAGCTCTTGAAACAAGACCTCCCCCATTTTGACAGATGATAGTTCCTGCGTCGTCTCCATGACCCGCATAAGAAAAGACTGGATATCTTGAAGTTTTTCAATCTCTTGTTTGACCTTTTCTATTTGTTCAGCTGCTAGGCTTTGGAGCCTTTCTCGGGAAGGCTCAGTGAAATATTGTTTTAACTCTTTTATCGGAAATTGCACAGCTCGAAGGGATTGAATCGCTATAAAATGATCAAATTGCTCAAGTGTATAGTATCGGTACCCATTTTCATGAACACCAGCTGGCTTAAATAAATCAATTTTATCGTAATAAAACAAGGTGTCTTTCTTTACATCAAATAGCTTGGCAAATTCTCCAGTAAAAAATGTTTTTTGCACATCATTTATCATAACTAAGGCTCCCCTCTTGACTATGGAGTTACTCCACCCTTTATGATAACATGCAGAACACCACTACGCTTGGAAAGGATAAAAACATGAACAACATCACTCAACATGAAGTGGCATTAGAACTTGCAAAAAAAGAGGACTTCCCTTTTATGAAAAATGAGCTACAGAAAGCTTTTACAGCTGGTGTGATTGACGCATTTGGCGATGCGCATTATGGACCGACTCCTCCAGGTGAAGTGATTGATGAATCTTTTCATTCGAATGAACACATCGTTTACCATATTATGCTAAATGGCGAAAAAGCAGGCGGCGTTGTCATTAAAATCAACCAAGAGACCCACCACAACTCAGTTGACTTATTATACATCTCTTCATCCTCACACGGAAAAGGCATTGGTCAGGCAGCATGGAAAGCCATCGAGGCGCAATATCCAGAAACGATTGTTTGGGAGGTTGTGACCCCGTATTTTGAAAAACGCAACATTCATTTCTATGTCAATAAGTGCGGCTTTCAAATTGTGGAATTTTATCATATGAAACATCCAGATCCGAACGCACCTCATGCAGCTGATCAAGAAACTAAGCCTTCAGCACCTGAAGAATTTGAATTTTTTAAATTTGAGAAAGTGATGAAGAAAACCTGCTCTAGCTAATAAATATCAGCATCAAAAAACACTACCCCATGAAAAAAGGTAGTGTTTTTTGAATCTCATCTAGCTTCTAATCTGACCGTCACCCGACAGAAGCAGCTTCGTTGTCGTGAGTACTGGAAGTCCCATCGGACCTCTTGCATGCAGTTTTTGAGTAGAAATGCCAATTTCAGCCCCATATCCAAGTGCACCGCCGTCTGTAAAACGGGTAGATGCGTTATGATAAACCGCCGCCGCATCGACTTCGTTTAAAAACTTAAGTGCCTGCTCTTCATCCTCTGTCACGATGGCTTCTGAATGTTTTGTACCGTACTCTTCAATATGGTGGATCGCTTCCTCGATTGAATCGACTACCTTTACGGCAAGATCAAGACTTAAATACTCATCTGTCCAGTCCACTTCCTCAGCAGGAATGGCGTTTGAAAAATGAGACAGTGCTTCCTCGTCGCCATGTACGGTGACATGGTGCTCTAGCAGAGCTTCATTCAACGATGCCGCATTTTCTTTCAGCCAATCGCGATGGATGATTAGCGTCTCAAGTGCATTACATACAGCCGGACGATTCGTTTTTGCATTGATGACAATCTCAATGGCTTTTTTCACATTGGCTGTTTGATCAATAAAGACATGACAGTTTCCTGTTCCTGTTTCAAGGACAGGAATGGTAGATTGTTCAACCACGGTTTTGATTAAAGAAGCTCCGCCTCGCGGAATTAAGACATCAATCCATTCTTTTAGATGAAGCATCGCTTGAACCGATGAACGGTCTGTTTGTTCTATCAATTGCACCGCATCACGCGGAATCTTTGTTTGATCTAATGCTTCATGA
Encoded proteins:
- a CDS encoding ABC transporter ATP-binding protein, with product MSKKMSSGMGHKGGHPRGPVAKPKEFKKTLLRLIGYLKPRKIQLIIVFIAAVGSTVFNVISPKLLGDATSSLFDSFTQGTAVQFDVISRILLLLVVLYVVAALFSFVQQYVMAGVSQQTIAELRQEANDKLTRLPLRYFDKTTHGDTLSRVMNDIDNINTSLQQALTQVITSVITVIGIVVMMLLISPLLTLLVCLTLPLSLFAIRGITSFSQKHFKAQQKELGMINGHINEMFTGHQTVRAYGYEKKAIDTFDQLNEQLYESSRKAQFISGLMMPLMTFIGNLGYVAVSVAGGILVINGNIRVGDVQAFIQYTQQMSQPLVQASSVANLVQSAIASAERVFEILDEKEESPEEDAAIDLESLSGDVSFEQVQFGYEKDHPIIKDLTLDVKEGQTVAIVGPTGAGKTTIINLLMRFYELDQGSIRIGGVKTTDLSRQQVRDLFAMVLQDTWLFEGTIHDNIAYGRQNVSKEDVIKAAKHAYADDFIRTLPDGYDTLLTEDAGNLSQGQRQLLTIARAILSDPKILILDEATSSVDTRTEMHIQKAMNELMKGRTSFVIAHRLSTIKDADVILVMKDGTIIEKGTHSELLKQNGFYADLYMSQFTENQVG
- a CDS encoding MerR family transcriptional regulator translates to MINDVQKTFFTGEFAKLFDVKKDTLFYYDKIDLFKPAGVHENGYRYYTLEQFDHFIAIQSLRAVQFPIKELKQYFTEPSRERLQSLAAEQIEKVKQEIEKLQDIQSFLMRVMETTQELSSVKMGEVLFQELPEEPVVLSAPNPIDMNTSVEEISRIVGHFLKEIGIKGAAANGAVLKKEQFLQRHYHQSDQLFCRMEAPEAVKKPAGLYAVMYDQGSYEEIDSAYSRLLDEIEKEDMMLDGDVFEEYLLHSLMSKDEAEYITKLSVKVKKRAD
- a CDS encoding GNAT family N-acetyltransferase; this translates as MNNITQHEVALELAKKEDFPFMKNELQKAFTAGVIDAFGDAHYGPTPPGEVIDESFHSNEHIVYHIMLNGEKAGGVVIKINQETHHNSVDLLYISSSSHGKGIGQAAWKAIEAQYPETIVWEVVTPYFEKRNIHFYVNKCGFQIVEFYHMKHPDPNAPHAADQETKPSAPEEFEFFKFEKVMKKTCSS
- a CDS encoding glutamate-5-semialdehyde dehydrogenase; this translates as MTLTAEVVTSVKEKAKKAKCVSKKLGLLHTEDKNEALLKLAEALEQNSTFILQENQKDIDAEKEKGFSEALLDRLMLNEERIHEFAESLRLVTRLTDPVGEILDEWTLENGLHVKSRRVPLGVIGMIYEARPNVTVDAAGLALKAGNAVILKGGSSAISSNKAIVSVIHEALDQTKIPRDAVQLIEQTDRSSVQAMLHLKEWIDVLIPRGGASLIKTVVEQSTIPVLETGTGNCHVFIDQTANVKKAIEIVINAKTNRPAVCNALETLIIHRDWLKENAASLNEALLEHHVTVHGDEEALSHFSNAIPAEEVDWTDEYLSLDLAVKVVDSIEEAIHHIEEYGTKHSEAIVTEDEEQALKFLNEVDAAAVYHNASTRFTDGGALGYGAEIGISTQKLHARGPMGLPVLTTTKLLLSGDGQIRS